The following are from one region of the Paenibacillus sabinae T27 genome:
- a CDS encoding sugar ABC transporter permease: MSRKIRGSIWLSVSYVLLAVVGVFSVYPALWVIMSSLRTGNSLYSETLLPTALTFGHYANLFDKYDFARWYVNTLKIAVTTTVVGTILTLLPGYAFSVFRFNGRKTMMSTLMVLGLFPGFMSMIAVFILLNLMNLLNTHIAVILVYAAGAPLFFLFAKSYFDTIPKSLVEAARMDGAGHLGIFFRIVMPLSTPLIVYTALSIFAGSFTDFIFAKLVLRTPETKTLAVGLFDMISTRQSTDFTTFAAGCVLIAVPITFLFILLQRLLTQGLTAGAEKG; encoded by the coding sequence ATGAGCCGTAAAATAAGAGGATCGATCTGGCTGTCGGTCAGTTATGTGCTGCTTGCTGTCGTCGGCGTCTTCTCCGTATACCCGGCCCTTTGGGTGATTATGTCTTCGCTTAGGACAGGCAATTCGCTGTACAGCGAAACCTTGCTTCCTACGGCCTTGACGTTCGGCCATTATGCCAATTTGTTCGATAAATACGATTTTGCCCGCTGGTATGTCAACACATTGAAGATTGCCGTGACTACCACCGTGGTCGGCACGATTTTGACGCTGCTCCCCGGATATGCGTTCTCGGTCTTCCGCTTTAACGGCCGGAAAACGATGATGAGCACATTGATGGTGCTGGGCCTGTTCCCCGGATTTATGAGCATGATTGCCGTATTTATTTTGCTGAATCTGATGAACCTGCTCAATACGCATATTGCGGTTATTCTGGTCTACGCGGCGGGAGCGCCCTTGTTCTTCCTGTTTGCCAAAAGCTACTTCGACACCATTCCCAAAAGTCTGGTGGAGGCGGCGCGCATGGACGGAGCGGGTCATCTCGGCATTTTCTTCCGCATCGTGATGCCCTTGTCTACACCGCTTATTGTGTATACGGCGCTGAGTATTTTTGCCGGCTCGTTCACCGACTTTATCTTTGCCAAGCTCGTGCTGCGGACACCGGAGACGAAGACGCTGGCCGTCGGTTTGTTCGATATGATCAGTACGCGGCAGTCTACGGATTTCACTACGTTTGCCGCAGGATGCGTCCTGATCGCGGTTCCGATTACTTTCCTGTTCATTCTGCTTCAGCGGCTCCTGACCCAAGGCTTGACAGCCGGCGCTGAAAAAGGATAA
- a CDS encoding carbohydrate ABC transporter permease, giving the protein MQEFIMEQERSKLTRTYSRTAAVLSALAMGLGQLYNRQYMKGVILLAVHALALYTFIFRLPHAVWGLVTLGETETQLKKVGRLYKQVMGDHSVFLMIEGLVTVFVALIFIWIYVMNIKDSYRTGKMREQGEVPNTFKETVSFVLSYRFPYLILAVPLAGVFFFTIMPIVFMILIAFTNYTATHTPPKNLLDWTGFEAFRELFRIKEWSRTFYSVTLWTIVWALLATLTGYFGGFAVALLVQQKRIRFKSFWRTLFILPYAIPMFVSMLILQNMFNGQFGPVNQYLELFGIGKIPWLSDPTWAKVTLIIANFWVSFPVSMLMIIGIMSTIPQDMYEAADIDGASAFQKTRMITFPCVMYSMAPLVIMSFVGNMNNFNVIYLLTNGNPINGDFQYAGDTDILITWLFKLSMENGQYNFASVIGIIIFILLSAFAIWNVRRTKAFKEDTSS; this is encoded by the coding sequence ATGCAGGAGTTCATCATGGAGCAAGAACGTTCCAAGCTAACCAGAACGTACAGCAGGACTGCGGCGGTATTGTCGGCGCTGGCCATGGGATTGGGGCAATTGTACAATCGCCAGTACATGAAAGGCGTTATTTTGCTGGCGGTGCACGCGCTGGCCTTGTATACCTTTATTTTTCGGCTGCCTCATGCGGTATGGGGGCTGGTTACACTTGGCGAAACCGAGACCCAACTTAAAAAGGTGGGCAGGCTCTACAAGCAGGTCATGGGGGACCACTCCGTCTTCCTGATGATCGAGGGATTGGTCACCGTTTTTGTAGCGCTGATTTTTATCTGGATCTATGTGATGAATATTAAAGATTCTTATCGTACAGGAAAAATGAGGGAACAAGGCGAGGTACCCAATACCTTCAAAGAAACGGTCAGTTTTGTGCTGTCCTACCGATTCCCGTATTTGATCCTGGCGGTTCCGCTGGCGGGTGTCTTTTTCTTCACCATCATGCCGATTGTCTTCATGATCCTGATCGCCTTTACAAACTATACGGCCACGCATACGCCGCCAAAGAACCTGCTGGATTGGACCGGCTTTGAGGCCTTCAGGGAACTCTTCCGGATCAAAGAATGGAGCCGCACCTTCTACAGTGTCACGTTATGGACGATTGTCTGGGCGCTTCTTGCAACGCTTACCGGTTATTTCGGCGGGTTCGCGGTAGCGCTGCTCGTCCAGCAAAAACGCATTCGCTTCAAGTCGTTTTGGCGCACGCTGTTTATTTTGCCTTATGCGATTCCAATGTTTGTTTCAATGCTGATTCTGCAAAATATGTTTAACGGCCAGTTCGGCCCGGTGAACCAGTATCTTGAGCTGTTTGGCATCGGCAAAATTCCGTGGCTCTCCGATCCGACATGGGCGAAGGTCACGCTCATCATTGCGAATTTCTGGGTATCTTTCCCGGTATCGATGCTCATGATTATTGGAATCATGTCGACGATCCCGCAGGATATGTATGAAGCGGCCGATATCGACGGCGCGAGTGCTTTTCAGAAGACCCGGATGATTACGTTCCCGTGCGTGATGTATTCGATGGCCCCGCTGGTCATTATGTCCTTCGTCGGGAATATGAACAATTTCAATGTAATCTACCTGCTGACGAACGGGAACCCGATCAACGGCGATTTCCAGTATGCCGGAGACACCGACATTCTGATCACTTGGCTGTTCAAGCTTTCCATGGAAAACGGCCAGTACAATTTCGCCTCCGTTATCGGGATTATCATTTTCATTCTTTTGTCCGCATTTGCGATTTGGAATGTTCGCCGGACGAAGGCATTTAAGGAGGACACATCGTCATGA
- a CDS encoding sugar ABC transporter substrate-binding protein, with amino-acid sequence MKKKLSLVMLSAIMLFTLSACGGNAATNSGNQSSNAAGSQTGTDETAATEELKPEEGAELRLWTFITDLKPFTDYALKEFEQKYNIKVTVEDVGYWDSIKRLSTDGPAGVGADVFGLQTPDVANAVQSGLVLPNDYFEEDTKSINKPDTIAAATHDGILYGYPWNVYTFSLYYNKDLVKDAKLETWDDIIAFSKKFNDVKNNKFGFLYEPKTSAFDVAFMTGYGGYIFGNNETDVNDIGINNEGSVKGMQFIQSLHEIIPLELADVTNNLKEGLWAQGKLAINMDGSWAIGEHNKQPFPVGVLPMPKLPGGENAMPLAGSTGYYVSSYSKYPNAAKLLAHFITTKEMQIKNNELTGALPAANISGTEQGIRNDELTQGFLKQIASSHRFPGLYETKYVWPALDAAIADVWKGGDPKAALDKAAEKLKTDIANQK; translated from the coding sequence ATGAAAAAGAAGCTAAGTCTGGTAATGCTGTCTGCAATAATGCTGTTCACATTGTCTGCATGCGGCGGTAACGCAGCGACGAATTCCGGCAATCAGTCAAGCAATGCAGCGGGTTCGCAGACCGGTACAGATGAGACTGCCGCTACGGAAGAGCTGAAGCCCGAGGAAGGGGCGGAATTGAGACTTTGGACGTTTATCACCGACCTGAAGCCTTTTACTGATTATGCGCTGAAAGAATTCGAACAAAAGTACAACATTAAAGTCACGGTAGAGGATGTCGGTTACTGGGACAGCATCAAGCGGTTGTCGACGGATGGGCCGGCCGGCGTAGGCGCGGACGTGTTCGGTCTGCAAACACCTGATGTGGCAAATGCCGTTCAATCCGGGCTCGTGCTGCCGAATGACTATTTTGAAGAAGACACGAAAAGCATTAACAAGCCGGACACAATCGCGGCAGCTACTCATGACGGCATTCTGTACGGTTATCCCTGGAACGTCTATACGTTCAGCCTCTACTACAACAAAGATCTTGTGAAGGACGCGAAGCTGGAGACATGGGATGATATTATCGCCTTCTCCAAGAAATTCAATGATGTGAAGAACAATAAATTCGGCTTCCTGTACGAGCCCAAAACCTCTGCCTTTGACGTCGCCTTCATGACGGGTTATGGCGGGTACATCTTCGGCAACAATGAAACGGATGTCAATGACATCGGAATCAATAATGAAGGTTCTGTAAAAGGGATGCAGTTCATTCAATCTCTTCACGAGATTATCCCGCTTGAACTGGCCGATGTCACTAATAATCTGAAGGAAGGTCTGTGGGCACAAGGCAAGCTTGCCATCAATATGGACGGAAGCTGGGCGATCGGTGAGCATAACAAGCAGCCGTTCCCTGTAGGCGTACTGCCGATGCCGAAGCTGCCGGGCGGTGAAAATGCGATGCCGCTTGCGGGAAGCACGGGATACTATGTAAGCTCGTACTCCAAATATCCGAATGCAGCCAAGCTTCTCGCCCATTTCATCACGACCAAAGAAATGCAAATCAAGAACAATGAGCTGACCGGCGCGCTTCCGGCCGCCAATATCTCCGGAACCGAGCAGGGAATCCGCAATGATGAGTTGACCCAGGGCTTCCTGAAGCAAATTGCAAGCAGCCACAGATTCCCGGGTCTTTATGAGACGAAATATGTATGGCCGGCTCTGGATGCCGCTATAGCCGACGTCTGGAAAGGCGGAGATCCTAAAGCCGCTTTGGACAAGGCTGCCGAGAAGCTGAAAACGGACATAGCCAATCAGAAATAA
- a CDS encoding LacI family DNA-binding transcriptional regulator has translation MSITIKDVAMRANVSPATVSRVLNQSKPVSKAIREKVLKVVEELNFNPNSVARSLVMKESRLIGVIISSIDNVFISKFVNIIEEEFFKHNYTTLLCNTRSDDGIEKDYLRLLKDKYVDGVVLMTSPPKPHQIEFFEQVDIPAVFAGHIDPSQQFSSVNIDNYQAMYDATRYLLEIGHRRIAFFGGPHIYRQAVERLSGYKQALAEYGIGSEESLIFTNDYDIDHGYANGMALFQRPDRPTAVCCVSDMVAIGAIKAAEMNGLSVPGDISIMGFDDILLAKAYCPGITTVRQPIQELSVQTAEMLLKQIKQKEDYVKETRILPHEIIVRGSCMAVTG, from the coding sequence ATGAGCATTACGATTAAAGATGTGGCCATGAGAGCGAATGTATCACCGGCAACCGTTTCACGGGTTCTCAATCAAAGCAAGCCCGTCAGCAAAGCGATACGTGAGAAAGTTCTGAAAGTGGTTGAAGAGCTGAACTTCAATCCCAACTCGGTTGCACGCAGTCTGGTTATGAAAGAAAGCCGGCTCATCGGAGTCATCATTTCAAGCATTGATAATGTCTTTATTTCAAAATTTGTCAACATTATCGAAGAGGAATTCTTTAAGCACAACTACACCACGCTCCTCTGCAATACAAGAAGTGACGATGGGATCGAGAAGGATTATTTAAGGCTCTTGAAAGACAAGTACGTGGATGGCGTCGTGCTGATGACCTCTCCTCCCAAGCCGCATCAGATTGAGTTTTTTGAGCAGGTGGACATTCCGGCCGTGTTTGCGGGGCATATTGACCCGAGTCAGCAGTTCTCGTCCGTCAACATCGATAATTATCAGGCCATGTATGATGCGACCCGGTATTTGCTTGAGATTGGACATCGCAGAATCGCGTTTTTTGGCGGGCCGCATATCTACCGTCAGGCGGTGGAGCGGTTATCCGGTTATAAACAAGCGCTGGCCGAATACGGCATTGGCTCTGAAGAGTCGCTGATTTTTACCAATGACTACGACATCGATCACGGCTATGCGAACGGTATGGCGTTATTTCAAAGACCGGACAGGCCAACAGCCGTGTGCTGTGTGAGCGACATGGTCGCAATCGGCGCAATTAAGGCAGCTGAAATGAACGGGCTGAGCGTACCCGGGGATATTTCCATCATGGGGTTCGACGATATCCTTTTGGCCAAAGCTTACTGTCCCGGCATTACGACTGTTAGGCAGCCAATCCAGGAGCTGAGCGTACAGACGGCGGAAATGCTGCTGAAGCAAATCAAGCAGAAAGAGGATTATGTGAAGGAAACAAGGATTCTTCCGCATGAAATTATAGTAAGGGGGAGTTGCATGGCGGTAACAGGCTAA
- a CDS encoding DinB family protein, translating into MSQRPTKEEYAESNEKYLKLVPEQGEFSDVLLELSETVFALFEGLTEEQAAYRYAPDKWSLKQLLGHLTDSDRIMAYRVLRLSRGDETPLAGYDENDFVNAADFDSYSLEELIRQFKATRQSTLALFAAIPEKAWTRKGNTNGHPISARAQASLLIGHELHHLNIIKERYLK; encoded by the coding sequence ATGAGCCAACGCCCGACCAAGGAAGAGTATGCAGAGTCCAATGAGAAGTATTTGAAACTGGTGCCGGAACAAGGAGAATTTTCCGATGTTTTGCTGGAACTATCCGAGACCGTCTTCGCGTTATTCGAAGGATTGACCGAGGAGCAGGCGGCATACCGGTACGCACCGGACAAATGGAGCCTTAAGCAACTGCTCGGTCACTTGACGGACAGTGACCGCATTATGGCCTACCGGGTGCTGCGTTTGTCCCGGGGAGATGAAACGCCGCTTGCCGGCTATGATGAGAATGATTTCGTAAATGCGGCCGATTTTGACTCCTATTCACTGGAAGAACTGATTCGACAGTTCAAAGCGACGCGCCAATCAACGCTGGCTTTGTTCGCGGCCATTCCGGAGAAGGCGTGGACCCGCAAAGGCAACACGAACGGCCATCCCATTTCGGCCAGAGCACAGGCCAGCCTGCTGATCGGACATGAGCTGCATCATTTGAATATCATTAAAGAACGTTACCTAAAGTAA
- a CDS encoding sporulation histidine kinase inhibitor Sda, whose product MNFHFTPSPRPSSLEMLTNEQLLNIYELAVQAKASPEFIEIIEEVLSKRSLEHSEHL is encoded by the coding sequence ATGAACTTTCATTTTACTCCTTCTCCACGCCCCTCCTCACTTGAAATGTTAACTAATGAACAGCTGTTAAACATCTATGAATTGGCGGTACAGGCGAAGGCATCTCCCGAATTTATTGAGATTATTGAAGAAGTCTTGTCCAAGAGAAGCTTGGAGCATTCCGAGCATTTATAA
- the spo0A gene encoding sporulation transcription factor Spo0A yields the protein MQNIEVLLADDNREFTNLLAEYISEQEDMTVTGIAYNGEEVVQMLSQARKIPDVLILDIIMPHLDGLGVLERLREMDLNPQPKIIMLTAFGQENITQRAVQLGASYYILKPFDMEVLTNRVRQLVGTQSGSVMTSSSSAGSPIFSSVKSNVVPLSKGKNLDANITSIIHEIGVPAHIKGYQYLREAITMVYNNIEILGAITKTLYPAIAEKFKTTPSRVERAIRHAIEVAWTRGNIDSISHLFGYTINISKSKPTNSEFIAMVADKLRIEHKVS from the coding sequence GTGCAGAATATTGAAGTGTTGTTGGCAGACGATAACCGGGAATTTACCAATTTGCTTGCTGAATATATTTCCGAGCAGGAAGATATGACAGTGACCGGAATTGCGTATAATGGTGAAGAAGTGGTGCAAATGCTGAGCCAGGCACGCAAAATTCCCGATGTTCTTATCCTTGATATTATCATGCCGCATCTTGACGGATTGGGCGTCCTCGAACGTCTAAGGGAAATGGACCTGAATCCTCAACCTAAAATCATTATGCTGACTGCCTTCGGACAGGAGAATATCACCCAAAGGGCAGTGCAGCTCGGAGCGTCTTATTACATCTTGAAGCCTTTCGATATGGAGGTGCTCACCAACCGGGTAAGGCAGCTTGTAGGAACCCAGAGCGGCAGCGTCATGACCTCTTCTTCCTCAGCCGGCTCTCCAATCTTCTCGTCAGTCAAATCCAACGTTGTTCCGTTGTCCAAAGGCAAAAATTTGGATGCCAATATCACTTCGATCATACATGAAATCGGCGTTCCTGCGCATATTAAAGGATATCAGTACTTGCGCGAGGCGATCACGATGGTGTACAACAACATCGAAATTTTGGGAGCGATTACGAAGACACTCTACCCGGCCATTGCCGAAAAATTCAAGACAACGCCTTCACGCGTAGAAAGGGCCATCCGACACGCGATTGAGGTTGCCTGGACCCGCGGGAACATCGACTCCATCAGCCACCTGTTTGGCTACACGATCAACATCAGTAAGTCCAAACCCACCAATAGCGAGTTTATCGCGATGGTGGCAGACAAGCTGCGGATTGAGCATAAGGTGTCGTGA
- the spoIVB gene encoding SpoIVB peptidase produces the protein MKPNLRKLLPGLLFAFFLSVSGFSVPVSGYASQAEGSRAGAESETAREVKVYPGGQTIGVKVKSAGVLVVGHHLVEVSQQTKLSPGENSGLLPGDLMVSIDGVRLDEVRKVADLVKRAGDSGRELTIRYIREGRERTAKLKPAYDRNDNVWRLGLFIRDSAAGVGTLTFYAPNQGVYGALGHVITDMNTGTPIVVGSGHIVESSVTSISKSQDGDPGEKRAHFLKESQVLGNVESNTDFGIFGKMGRNPDHSLYNEPIPVAMSSEVKEGPAQILTVLEGQRVERFNVEIIHVARQQQPATKGMVLRITDPRLIDKTGGIVQGMSGSPIVQNGKLVGAVTHVFVNDPKSGYGCFIEWMLKDSGVVQPYSFQSNLKAV, from the coding sequence TTGAAGCCTAACCTCAGGAAGTTATTGCCAGGTCTTTTATTTGCTTTCTTTCTTAGTGTGTCAGGGTTTAGCGTACCGGTTTCAGGTTATGCATCGCAGGCTGAAGGGAGCCGGGCAGGAGCAGAATCGGAAACGGCCCGGGAGGTTAAGGTGTATCCGGGAGGTCAGACGATCGGCGTCAAGGTCAAATCGGCCGGCGTATTGGTTGTGGGGCATCACCTGGTCGAGGTGTCTCAGCAGACCAAATTATCGCCTGGGGAGAACAGCGGACTGCTGCCGGGGGATCTAATGGTATCGATTGACGGGGTCAGGCTGGACGAGGTAAGGAAGGTGGCTGACCTTGTGAAGCGAGCAGGGGACTCCGGCCGTGAGCTCACTATCCGGTATATACGTGAAGGAAGGGAACGGACAGCGAAGCTTAAACCCGCTTACGACCGGAACGACAATGTATGGCGGCTGGGGCTCTTCATCAGGGATTCCGCCGCTGGGGTAGGAACATTGACCTTTTACGCGCCGAACCAGGGCGTTTATGGAGCGCTCGGCCATGTTATAACCGATATGAATACCGGCACCCCGATTGTCGTTGGCAGCGGACATATTGTGGAATCAAGCGTAACTTCCATTTCCAAGAGTCAAGACGGCGATCCTGGAGAGAAGCGGGCTCACTTTCTTAAGGAGAGCCAGGTGCTTGGCAATGTTGAAAGCAACACCGACTTCGGCATTTTCGGCAAAATGGGGCGTAACCCGGACCACAGTCTATATAACGAACCGATTCCGGTCGCCATGAGCAGCGAAGTGAAGGAAGGGCCAGCCCAGATTCTTACCGTACTTGAAGGTCAGCGGGTCGAACGGTTTAATGTCGAGATCATTCATGTGGCCCGGCAGCAGCAGCCGGCTACCAAAGGAATGGTGCTGCGCATTACCGATCCAAGATTGATCGATAAGACCGGGGGAATCGTTCAGGGAATGAGCGGCAGTCCCATTGTACAGAATGGCAAGCTGGTTGGAGCGGTGACGCATGTCTTCGTCAATGACCCTAAATCGGGTTACGGCTGCTTTATCGAATGGATGCTTAAAGATTCCGGTGTTGTACAACCCTATAGTTTTCAATCCAATCTTAAGGCGGTTTAG
- the recN gene encoding DNA repair protein RecN: MLETLSIRNLAVVESVDVYFHPGFHVLTGETGAGKSIIIDALGMIAGGRGSADSIRYGCEKAEMEALFSLPNNHSVWDTLERLGIRAQKEEHLIIRRELNSQGKSTSRVNGQMVNLTMLREIGEQLVNIHGQHEHQNLLRPERHLGLLDTYGESVIGPMKADYQEKYSKFVQVERELRELQDSSQRTYQMLDLYRFQLEEIASAALKSGEDELLSEERVRLSHSEKMMDSVSGAYDLLNGRQGLDAISNVISMLEDVVRFDEKNLRPVLEQLQSSFYQLEDSSFQLRDYREDIEFNPARLEEVENRLDLISSLRRKYGDSVEQILEYYEQISRETDMLENKDEYLDKLTVKRNALLEEVMASAAKLSEVRRRCAVDLASQVEGELKDLQMERTSLEVKLDILEDPKGVEVDGRRIRLTRQGIDSAEFMISPNPGEPLRPLSKIASGGELSRIMLAMKSIFARHEDIPVLIFDEVDTGVSGRAAQSIADKLYRLSSMCQIFSITHLPQVACMADHQYLIRKKVQDGRTMTEVQSLSEEGRVKELARMLGGVEITEKTLHHAQEMLNLADASKAAGTLTG, encoded by the coding sequence GTGCTGGAAACATTGTCTATTCGCAATCTGGCGGTTGTCGAATCGGTAGATGTATATTTTCATCCGGGCTTTCATGTGCTGACGGGGGAGACGGGAGCGGGCAAGTCCATCATTATCGATGCGCTTGGCATGATTGCCGGCGGCCGGGGATCGGCGGATTCCATTCGCTACGGCTGCGAGAAGGCGGAGATGGAGGCTCTGTTCAGCTTGCCCAATAATCATTCCGTGTGGGACACGCTGGAGAGGCTTGGAATCAGGGCGCAGAAAGAGGAGCATCTGATTATCCGCAGAGAACTGAACTCCCAGGGAAAGAGCACGTCCCGCGTTAACGGCCAAATGGTGAATTTGACGATGCTGCGTGAAATCGGCGAGCAGCTAGTCAATATTCACGGCCAGCATGAGCATCAGAATCTTCTTCGGCCGGAGCGCCATTTAGGGCTTTTGGATACGTACGGAGAGTCCGTGATCGGACCGATGAAGGCGGACTACCAGGAGAAATATTCGAAGTTTGTCCAAGTGGAGAGGGAGCTTCGCGAGCTGCAGGATTCAAGCCAAAGAACCTATCAAATGCTTGATTTGTACCGGTTTCAACTGGAGGAGATCGCATCTGCTGCATTAAAAAGCGGAGAAGATGAATTACTTTCCGAAGAAAGGGTCAGACTATCCCATAGCGAGAAAATGATGGATTCCGTCTCCGGCGCTTACGATCTGCTGAATGGACGGCAGGGACTTGATGCGATCAGCAATGTTATCTCGATGCTTGAAGACGTCGTTCGTTTTGATGAGAAAAATTTGCGGCCCGTACTGGAGCAGCTGCAGTCGTCCTTTTACCAGCTGGAGGATTCGTCGTTTCAGCTGCGCGATTACCGTGAGGATATCGAGTTCAATCCGGCAAGGCTGGAGGAAGTGGAGAACCGTCTTGATCTCATATCCAGTTTGCGCCGCAAGTACGGCGATAGCGTGGAGCAGATTCTGGAGTATTACGAACAAATTTCACGGGAAACCGATATGCTGGAGAACAAAGATGAATATTTGGACAAGCTGACGGTTAAGCGCAACGCTCTTCTTGAAGAGGTGATGGCCTCTGCAGCCAAGCTTAGTGAAGTCCGGCGCCGGTGCGCGGTAGATTTAGCTTCGCAGGTGGAAGGTGAGCTGAAGGATCTGCAAATGGAACGGACTTCGCTTGAGGTCAAGCTTGACATCCTTGAAGATCCCAAAGGAGTGGAGGTTGACGGCCGGCGTATCCGCCTTACCCGGCAAGGGATCGACAGCGCCGAATTCATGATTTCTCCCAATCCGGGAGAGCCGCTTCGTCCATTAAGTAAAATCGCATCGGGCGGCGAGCTGTCGCGCATTATGCTGGCGATGAAGAGCATCTTTGCAAGGCATGAGGATATTCCCGTGCTGATCTTTGACGAAGTGGATACCGGAGTGAGCGGACGGGCGGCACAATCCATCGCCGATAAGCTGTACCGGTTGTCTTCGATGTGCCAGATCTTCTCCATTACCCACCTGCCGCAGGTGGCCTGCATGGCGGACCATCAGTACCTCATCCGCAAAAAAGTGCAGGACGGACGAACGATGACCGAGGTGCAGTCGCTGTCCGAAGAAGGCCGGGTCAAAGAGCTGGCGAGAATGCTGGGCGGCGTGGAAATTACCGAAAAGACGCTGCATCACGCGCAGGAAATGCTTAATCTGGCCGACGCCAGCAAGGCTGCCGGAACACTAACCGGTTAA
- the ahrC gene encoding transcriptional regulator AhrC/ArgR, whose amino-acid sequence MKGQRHIKIREIITHRDIETQDELVEALRNAGFQVTQATVSRDIKELLLIKVPMDDGRYKYSLPTDQRYNPTQKLRRVLVDNFVHIDYSGNLVVMKCLPGTANSVAALIDSIEWPEIMGTISGDDTILIICREADDSKTVVSQIMGYI is encoded by the coding sequence ATGAAAGGTCAAAGACATATTAAAATTCGTGAAATTATTACCCACCGGGATATTGAAACGCAGGACGAGCTGGTCGAAGCACTTCGGAATGCGGGTTTCCAGGTAACCCAGGCTACCGTTTCCAGGGATATCAAGGAGCTCCTGCTGATTAAGGTTCCGATGGATGACGGGAGATACAAATACTCGCTGCCGACTGATCAGCGCTATAATCCGACGCAGAAGCTGAGGCGGGTGCTTGTGGACAATTTCGTACACATCGATTATTCGGGAAATCTTGTCGTCATGAAATGCCTGCCTGGAACGGCCAATTCCGTCGCAGCGCTGATCGACAGCATCGAGTGGCCCGAAATTATGGGAACGATATCCGGTGATGACACCATTTTGATAATCTGCCGGGAGGCGGACGACAGCAAAACAGTGGTATCGCAGATCATGGGTTACATTTAA
- a CDS encoding TlyA family RNA methyltransferase, translated as MEHGKEKERSPKERIDVLLVEQGFYESREKAKAAIMAGLVLADEERIEKAGMKVPRSAVLKVKGAVHPYVSRGGLKLEKALRRFSIDVGGRTMLDIGASTGGFTDCALQNGAAYVYAIDVGYNQLDWSLREDERVCVMERTNFRYMTPPDLKGPVPDFASIDVSFISLKIILPPLKALLRKPADIVALIKPQFEAGREKVGKSGVVRDPAVHREVLINVLEMAREQGYILKGLTFSPITGGEGNIEFLAHWHLEPEETQSGGEGADGGKASSEAETFPRLEGDYAALAEAVVAEASGTFGGKASHGNSSGR; from the coding sequence ATGGAGCACGGTAAAGAGAAAGAACGGAGCCCGAAGGAAAGAATCGACGTGCTGCTCGTCGAGCAGGGCTTTTACGAAAGCCGCGAAAAAGCCAAGGCGGCCATCATGGCCGGTCTTGTGCTTGCGGATGAAGAACGCATCGAGAAAGCCGGGATGAAAGTGCCTCGCAGCGCTGTTCTGAAGGTCAAGGGCGCCGTACATCCGTACGTCAGCCGCGGCGGACTCAAACTGGAAAAAGCGCTGCGCCGGTTCAGCATCGATGTCGGCGGCCGGACAATGCTGGATATCGGCGCTTCCACCGGGGGCTTCACTGATTGCGCGCTTCAGAACGGGGCGGCCTATGTCTATGCGATCGATGTCGGATATAACCAGCTGGACTGGTCGCTCCGGGAAGATGAACGGGTATGCGTCATGGAACGGACGAACTTCCGGTATATGACGCCGCCGGATCTCAAAGGCCCCGTTCCCGATTTTGCCAGCATCGACGTTTCTTTTATCTCGCTAAAGATTATCCTGCCTCCGCTAAAAGCGCTGCTTCGAAAGCCGGCTGATATTGTCGCGCTGATTAAGCCCCAGTTCGAGGCCGGGCGGGAGAAGGTTGGCAAATCGGGCGTCGTTCGCGATCCGGCGGTTCACCGGGAAGTGCTTATTAATGTGCTTGAGATGGCCCGTGAACAGGGATATATTCTGAAAGGATTGACCTTCTCCCCGATTACGGGCGGTGAGGGCAATATCGAATTTTTGGCCCACTGGCATCTGGAACCGGAAGAGACACAATCAGGCGGCGAAGGCGCGGACGGGGGGAAAGCATCCTCCGAAGCGGAAACTTTCCCCCGGCTTGAAGGCGATTATGCTGCGCTCGCGGAAGCCGTTGTGGCGGAAGCCTCGGGCACGTTCGGTGGTAAGGCATCTCATGGAAACTCATCGGGTCGATGA